A part of Aegilops tauschii subsp. strangulata cultivar AL8/78 chromosome 2, Aet v6.0, whole genome shotgun sequence genomic DNA contains:
- the LOC109781060 gene encoding uncharacterized protein: MTSTSASKDKVYEKVINPYLPEVMKHPQTMEMREGVLHIRDVQGPRKTGSVEARLEAVEQEVFKCQGMVERGLNANHSMIAEFTRDHKLENNSIGEAIFKLHEKTEHLQA; this comes from the coding sequence ATGACGTCTACAAGTGCCTCCAAGGACAAGGTCtacgagaaggtcatcaacccctaccttcCGGAGGTGATGAAACACCCTCAAACCAtggagatgcgtgagggggtgcttcACATCCGAGATGTTCAAGGGCCAAGGAAGACTGGAAGCGTGGAGGCTAGGCTCGAAGCGGTGGAGCAGGAGGtcttcaagtgccaagggatggtcgaacgcggactcaacgccaaccactCCATGATCGCGGAATTCACCCGTGATCACAAGCTGGAAAACAATAGTATTggagaggccatcttcaagcttcatgagaaaacTGAGCATCTACAAGCCTAG